A genomic segment from Geitlerinema sp. PCC 7407 encodes:
- a CDS encoding CmpA/NrtA family ABC transporter substrate-binding protein — MNHRLVSSMSRRSFLSLMGTAAAGTALASCGPLLSRNPDPADVAQVEPVVNPGDLEKPNLTIGYVPVNDCAPFAIAWKKGFFRKYGLTVTLNREASWATSRDGVIFGRTDAAPVVSGAVTNARIGAEGARHAPLCAAMTIHRHGNALTFNRGLWDAGVRPWREYSGNLEAFGQDLRQYFSSLPTDQRVLAVVLSSSIYEYFVRYLTAAAGLDPSRDFRMIVIPPPQMVSNVRIGAMQGYMVAEPWNSRATRPLGKGTEGVGFTFAQGKELWRGHPDRLLGVMESFIEENPKTYRSLVKALIEACQYCGRPENQAEVARIVSERSFTGAKEIFTRPALVGEYHYGGFDGVERIDRTGDSTLFFDLPPGLSDIPGDHSTFLWQSESLWLVTQAARWGQISEIPRDAEALARKAWRSDLYREIATEMDIPCPTEDYKVEPAQVFIDQKAFDPSDLSGYLNSFEIRASAPQQFGLRTTRL; from the coding sequence ATGAATCATCGTCTTGTTAGCTCGATGAGCCGGCGGTCTTTCTTGAGCTTGATGGGGACAGCCGCCGCTGGGACTGCGCTGGCCTCCTGCGGCCCTCTGCTCAGCCGCAACCCTGACCCCGCCGACGTTGCCCAGGTGGAGCCGGTCGTCAACCCTGGGGATCTGGAGAAACCCAACCTCACCATCGGCTATGTGCCCGTCAATGACTGCGCGCCCTTCGCGATCGCCTGGAAAAAAGGCTTCTTTCGCAAATACGGCCTCACCGTCACCCTCAACCGCGAAGCGAGCTGGGCTACCTCCCGCGACGGCGTAATTTTTGGGCGGACCGACGCCGCCCCCGTCGTCTCCGGTGCTGTCACCAATGCCCGCATCGGGGCTGAGGGGGCGCGCCATGCCCCCCTGTGCGCCGCCATGACCATCCACCGCCATGGCAACGCCCTCACCTTCAACCGGGGCCTCTGGGACGCCGGGGTCCGCCCCTGGCGCGAATACAGCGGCAACCTAGAGGCCTTTGGGCAGGATCTGCGGCAGTACTTCTCGTCTCTGCCCACGGATCAGCGCGTTCTTGCTGTCGTTCTCAGCTCCTCGATCTACGAGTACTTTGTGCGCTACCTGACCGCTGCCGCAGGCCTCGACCCCAGCCGCGACTTCCGCATGATCGTGATTCCGCCGCCCCAGATGGTCAGCAATGTCCGCATTGGGGCGATGCAGGGCTACATGGTGGCCGAGCCGTGGAACAGCCGCGCCACCCGGCCCCTGGGCAAGGGGACTGAGGGCGTGGGCTTTACCTTTGCCCAGGGCAAGGAGCTGTGGCGAGGCCACCCAGACCGGCTGCTGGGGGTGATGGAGTCCTTCATTGAAGAAAATCCCAAAACCTATCGATCGCTGGTCAAGGCGCTGATCGAGGCTTGCCAGTACTGTGGTCGGCCCGAGAATCAGGCGGAGGTGGCCCGCATCGTGTCTGAGCGCTCCTTCACCGGTGCTAAGGAAATCTTTACCCGTCCGGCCCTGGTGGGCGAGTACCACTACGGCGGCTTTGACGGGGTCGAGCGGATCGATCGCACGGGAGACAGCACCCTCTTTTTTGACCTGCCGCCCGGCCTGAGCGACATTCCCGGCGATCACTCCACGTTTTTGTGGCAGTCCGAGAGCCTGTGGCTGGTCACCCAGGCGGCTCGCTGGGGCCAGATTTCGGAGATTCCGCGCGATGCCGAGGCGCTGGCCCGCAAGGCTTGGCGCAGCGACCTCTACCGGGAAATCGCCACCGAGATGGACATTCCCTGCCCTACGGAGGACTACAAGGTGGAGCCAGCTCAGGTCTTCATTGACCAAAAAGCGTTCGATCCGAGCGATCTGAGCGGCTATCTCAACAGTTTTGAGATTCGCGCCTCAGCGCCCCAGCAGTTTGGCCTGAGAACCACGCGCCTTTAG
- the ntrB gene encoding nitrate ABC transporter permease yields MQINFAAIAVAGLSAWRRLKPSLLQETVVLPALGFAGVLALWWAIALLRPELMPTPPEAFVANLDYLLHPFYRRGPGDVGIGWLLLASLRRVVLGFGLATLVAIPLGFLVGMSRRAMLALNPLIQIFKPVSPLAWLPIALAIFNLAEPSAIFVIFITSLWPTIINTALGVSSVSQDYIDVARVLEMPRWRQITKIIWPASLPYIFTGLRISLGIAWLVIVAVEMLTGGLGIGFFVWDEWNRLNLNSVFLAIVIIGVTGLLLDYAVSRIQALVTHRAVARSNF; encoded by the coding sequence ATGCAAATCAATTTTGCTGCGATCGCCGTCGCAGGCCTTTCGGCTTGGCGGCGACTAAAACCGAGTTTGCTGCAAGAGACCGTTGTCCTGCCAGCGCTGGGCTTTGCGGGCGTTTTGGCCCTCTGGTGGGCGATCGCCCTTCTGCGTCCGGAGCTGATGCCCACGCCGCCGGAGGCCTTCGTCGCCAATCTGGACTATCTGCTGCATCCCTTCTATCGCCGGGGCCCCGGTGATGTGGGCATTGGCTGGCTGCTGCTGGCCAGCCTGCGGCGCGTGGTGCTGGGGTTCGGCTTGGCCACGCTGGTGGCGATTCCCCTGGGCTTTTTGGTGGGCATGTCCCGGCGCGCCATGCTGGCCCTCAATCCCCTAATTCAGATTTTCAAACCCGTCTCGCCCTTGGCCTGGCTGCCGATCGCCTTGGCCATTTTCAACCTGGCAGAACCCTCGGCTATCTTTGTAATTTTTATTACATCGCTATGGCCGACCATCATCAACACGGCCCTGGGCGTCTCCAGCGTCTCCCAGGACTACATCGACGTGGCCCGCGTCCTCGAAATGCCCCGCTGGCGGCAAATTACCAAAATTATTTGGCCTGCCAGCTTGCCCTACATTTTCACGGGTCTGCGCATTAGCTTGGGCATCGCGTGGCTGGTGATCGTAGCGGTAGAAATGCTCACCGGAGGGCTCGGCATCGGCTTTTTTGTCTGGGACGAGTGGAATCGCCTGAATCTCAATTCGGTGTTTCTCGCCATTGTGATTATCGGCGTGACGGGGCTGCTGCTGGACTACGCCGTGAGCCGGATCCAGGCGCTGGTGACCCATCGAGCCGTCGCCCGCAGCAATTTCTAG